TCGGAAAACAGGACTCGCTTCAAAGAGGATTGCGACGGCTCAAATGAGCCGTTTCCGACTAGGCCGAATTCGCAGGTCGGAAAACAGGACTCGCTTCAAAGAGGATTGCGACCGGAACCCAATTATTTCGTCTGGCCTTTGAACGACGGTTAATGTCGGAAAACAGGACTCGCTTCAAAGAGGATTGCGACACCGCAATGTTCGCTAGTTCAGTCAACAACACTAGAAGTCGGAAAACAGGACTCGCTTCAAAGAGGATTGCGACTGTTTCTCTTTCGGCGTGAGCGGTTTCGTGGTGTTAGGTCGGAAAACAGGACTCGCTTCAAAGAGGATTGCGACTTCAGAATCTCCTTTTCAGTGTCAACGCAGCGATAGGTCGGAAAACAGGACTCGCTTCAAAGAGGATTGCGACACGATATGCCGCGCAACGATCATGTCCGGCATGTCCTTAAGTCGGAAAACAGGACTCGCTTCAAAGAGGATTGCGAGGGAAAGAAAAGGAGCCAGGAGTCAGGAGGGGGATTCAAGCCTTGCTTTGGAATGGATTGACATCACAAGGCGGGCGGCCACAGCGAGCCGCCCCTACAGTTTGACACAGGCGCTTCAAAGAGGATTGCGAGGGAAAGAAAGGCGCCAGGAGTCAGCAGACAGGAGTCAGGAGAGGGAAGTCAAGTTTTGAGCGTTCGTGTTCGGTAAGCTGGCAGCATGCAAGTCAGGAGACAGAAGCCAGAAGCCAGGATCGCTCGTCTGCTAAGGCGCACCACGCGCAAAGAAAAGAACTCACACGGAGACACAGAGAACACGGAGAGGGTCAGTTGGCCGCCTCTTTGTGTTCTTAGTGTCTCTGCGAGGAAATGATCTTCACGAGAATTGCGCACGAGCTGAGCCACGCCACGTACAATGAAAAGAACTCACACAGAGTAGGTGGACAAAAGTTCTGGGACACTTTGGGGGACGAGACGTTGTGGAGCGCGGTAACGTGGCACCGCTTTCCGGCCAACGCTGCGACACGTCGCAGCACTCCAAAAACGCCACGAACTTTTTACTGTGCTCTCCAATCGCTGCCTGCGAACGCGCCCGTCTCGGCGCTTCTCCAAACGCCACTCTGCTTTGACCTGCTCGTTGCACGTCTGGCGACCTGTTGTTTCCACCTCCGGCGCAAGCTGACCTTGGGCCTTTTCCGTTCCAGACGTTGCACGTCTGGCGACCTGCTGGCGAACCGCTTGCCCGGCCTCTGGAGAGTGACCCACCATGATGACGATGTGGGCCAATTTTTCACACTTTGCCGGAGGACGTCACACAAACTGCTCAAAATGGCGGCCGCGGCTGACCGGCTGGGCCGATAGCCAGTCAACTCCTTCCCATGCAGTGGCCAAACCAACCGTAACAAGCTCCTGCCTCCGAAAAAAGAAACGCCAAACTTCAGGGCACGCTGCAAACGTGCGCTGCTGGCGTCAACTCATTCGCAAACCGCTCTATTGGACAAGTTGTTCATAGACCCGACGAATCTCGCTTGTGTGCATGCGATAGTCCTGCTGCCACGATTCAACTGACGGCGCATCACACAGCCGCGCCAGATGAGTAAGCTGTTGGTGATTAGCCGGCACAATTGGCCTCGGACGATCATAGAGCAGCCGCAGCGCATGATCGGCCAGCCGCAAGAAGGCATATCCATCATACAGGATGCGGCGCTGCTGTTCATCAATGACGCCGCATTCAGCCAAGTGATTTATTAACGGCAATGTGCCCCGCTCGATTGGTTCGGGAATTTGATGCTTCAACTGCAGGAACCGTGTAGCAAAATAGACATCGAGCATGCCGCCCACGCCGTACTTCAGGTGACGATGAATCATGCCGCGGGCTTTTTCCTGTTCCAGCCGCTGACGCATCGCGCGCACCTCGTGAGCCAGTTCTGCTGCGCGGCCGGCGTGCGCCTGCCATAGCGACGACTGCAATTCCTGCTGAATGGCCATTGCCAACTCGCGCGGGCCGATGACCGGATAGGCTTTCAAATAAGCCAGGTGTTCCCAGGCAGCGGCGCTCTGACGGACATACCGGAAAAAGGCCGACCGGCTGCTGGCCAGCGGACTGCTCTTGCCATCGGGTCGCAAGCGCAGGTCAACGCTGTAGAGAAATCCTTCGCGGGTGATGGTTGATAAGATGTGCACCACCTGCGCCACCAACATCGAATAAAAATCCTCGGCGCTTGTCTCTCTTACGGGGCTGCCTGATGCGTCATCATAGATCACCATCAGGTCTAAGTCTGATCCATAATCCATGCCGTTATGGCCCAGGCGTCCCAGCCCCAAGATCACATACGGCAATCCGTGCAGCGCGACGCCGAACTTTTGTTCGAGCTGGCGCCGAGCCAGCTCGCAGGCCACATGCAGCGAGGCATGAGCTAATGCTGTTTGCAATGCGTTGCTTTGTCGCAGCGAAATGCTGCCCGTGATGTCCAGATACCCGATCTGGAGTAACTCTTCATGCCACTGCCGACGCAGCGCATCCAAGCACAACGATGGATCGCTCAGTGGATCACCCACTGCTTGACGGAGGCGTCCAAGGTAAGCCGACGCCGTCGGCATCGGCGTTGTCTCGTCGGTCCACGCCAGCCGACCGACCAGCAGCGGGTGCGCGATCAGCAGTTGCGAAAAGTACTGACTGACGCCAAAAAAGCGAATGAGCCGTTGCACCGTCGGCAAAAACGCTTGCTCCGGAAGGCCGGGCAAGCGGGCGCCAGCGCCATCTTCGGCCAGCGCGTGGCTCAACGATTGGGCAAACGCGACCAAGTTTTTGATGGCTCGATCTTCATTTAACGTGATGGCCAGTGTGGCCGGCACAAGCTCGCGGAGCGCCGCTCGATTCTCAGGCGAGGCCTGTAGCGCCACAGCCACCTGATCAAGCGCGGTCTGCAACGGCGCGCGCGTCGAATCCAACGCCGGCTGAGGCGGCACGAGCGACTGTGCGGGCGATGGTGGATAACGATCAAAGAGGTTCTCAAACACGGCTTTGACATACGACATGTGTCGCTTGAGATCGCTAATGAAGCGTTCAGCGGGCGATTCATCAGTTACATAACCGAGCCGTCGCGCGAGCATGGCCAGTCGTTGCGGCTCAGCCGGCACCAGATGGGTGCGCATGCCGTGCTCCATTTGCAGGTGATGTTCAACCGTTCGCAAAAACGTATACGCCTCGGATAAGCGAGCGCGGTCGGCATCGGTGATGAGCGATTTGTCGGCCAATCGTTGTAACCCCATCAACACCTGACCAGTGCGCACCCACGGCTCTTGACCGCCGGCGTACACCTGAAGCGCCTGAACGATGAATTCAATCTCGCGGATGCCTCCCGGACTCAGCTTGACATTGATGCCACGTTGAATCTGGCGCGTCTGGCGATCAATTTTGTCTTTGATTCGTCGAATCTGCGACAACACCTCCGGCAATGGCTCTGGCCGATAAATTTGATCGGTGATTGCTGCCAAGAAGCGTTGCCCCAACGCCTTGTCGCCGGCTGATGGCCGGGCGCGAATCAACGCCTGCCGCTCCCACAACGCTGCCACGTGTTGATAATAGTGGACGGCTTCGTCGAGCGAGATAGCCACATCGCCGGCTCGGCCATACGGACGCAGACGCAAATCAATCCGATAGATGGCGCCGTGCTCGCCCACGCCGCCCATCAACGAAGTGATGCGCTCGGCCAGTTTGATGAAAAATTCCTTGTTGCTCACCTGAGCTGTGGCCGTTTGACCGTTGTGTGAGTAGAGGTAGAGCAGATCAATATCGGAAGCATAATTCAATTCCTGGCTGCCCAGCTTACCCAGCGCGACAATGGCAAAACTGGCTGGCGCGAGCCGACCTTGTTCGTCTCGCACCTGCGGCGCGCCATACTGATTGACGAGCTGCTGCCAGCTTGACCAGAGCACGCGCTGCAACAACACATCGGCCAGCGTGGATAGCTCCAGCGTCGTTTCAGTCAACGTGGCCAACTTCAAACAATCGCGCAGGTAGATGCGCAACCACTCACGTCGCTTGAATCGCGACAAAATGGCCGCCTCGCTCAAATCGGAGTGAATGGCAGCAAATCGGCCCAACTCCTCAAACAACTCTTCTTCTGATTTGAGCCGCGTCAGATCGCGGTCGTTATCCAGCCACTCGATATAGGCCGGATAGTGAAGCATCGTCTCGGCCAGAAACGGACTGTGCGAGGCCAGCACCAGCAGCCGCGCCATCAGCGAAGGTTTAGCCATCGCTCGCTCGACCATCTCTGGCGATTGTTGATGAAGCCGCTCGATGAATCGGCGCGCCGCCGAAGGATCAGGCAGTGTGGCGAGCAATTGCTCAGGCAATTTCAAGTGTGTGACCATTGCCGCTCGTCAGCGATTGTACTGACGTCGTCGGCAAGATTCAATGCGGAAAGCAGCGCCGGTCGCAGCCGGGAACGCCTCTGCCGGCGACAGCGACATTCAGCGTGCGCGGCGCGCCAGGCGCAATCGCTTCGGCGCCGTCTCGTTCAATCGAGTGGCGCGGCAATTGTCATCAGCATGCGTGGAGCGCGAGACGGAGCTCTCTGGCCTCCTGCACTCGGATAGCTTCCGTCTCGCGGCTCGACTGAAAAGGCGCTATTGAGTGATCTTGAAATTGGCGTCGCTCGTGTCGCTGGCTGAGCCATCGTCGCTGGCCACGCGGATGCGACACTTGGTTGACGCCGCGCTATTGACTGACCATTGAATCGAGCCGGTGTTAGCCAGACCGCTGAACAATGGCGTGTAATTTCGGCCGCCGTTGGTCGAGAGGCTGATGCTCACCGTGCCGGTCACATTCGTCGAGCTCCACTGAATGGTCTGGACCGTCCCCACGCGCCATGTCTCGCCACCATTAGGAACCAACACGGTGATCGAGGGCGGCGGTGGCGGCGGTGGCGCGTCGCTAATCGTGAAGTTCGCGTCGCTGACATCGCGGATCGTGCTATCGTTGCGGCTTTGCACTTCAATACGCGCCTGGGTGGTAGCTGGTCCCGTCACCGTCCACTCGAACGATCCGTCGTTGGCCGTGTTGCTCGTCAAGGTGGTGTAGGTCGCACCGCCATCGCGCGACAACCGAATCCTGACATTGCCGCTGACGCCATTGGAGGTCCAGCGAATCACTTGAACGGAGCCAACTGGCCAATTCTCCCCGCCATTGGGCGCAATGAGGGTGATGCCTATGGGTGGCGGCGGCTCACTGATACTGAAGTTGGCATTGCTGACATCGTTGATAGCAGGGTTCGCCAGGCTGGTAATCCTGATGCGGGCTTGAGTGGTCGCTGCGCCGGTGACCGTCCAACTTTGGGAACCGTCGTTGGCCGTGTCGGCAAACAGCGTTTCATACGTGCTGCCGCCGTTACGCGATAGTTCAATCTTTACATTGCCGGTGACGCTCACCGATGACCAGGTGATGGTCTGCGTCGAGTTGATCGGCCAGTTCTCGCCGCCGTTCGGCGCCGATACGTTGATGCTCGGTGTTGATGAAACAACCGATAGGCACGCGGCTGCTTCGGCAATCGGACGGATCAAATCAATCGTGCGCTGATGAAAGACCATGCTGATGCCGCCGCTGGTCAGATGGCAATAACTCATGATCGTGCCAAGTGTGGCCACCGATGGACCGCTGTAACAGCCTGCCTCCTGTCCGTAGCACATATCAATCGGCGGATTGTAGCAATGCGTGTGGGGACTGCCAAAGTTGTGTCCCACCTCGTGAGACGTGACAAACGTATCCCACGCATAGCCGGAGACCGGGAAGGTCAAATTGCCGTAGATATTGCTCACGCCGTAGCCATTCGAGGTGCTGCACAGCGCGTTCAGGTAGGCGATGCCACCATAGTTGGTTACATTCGCGTTGGCGAGCAAGTGGGCAACGTCGCGTGAGACATTGCCGCGATTGTTGATCACATACGTGCGGTAGCTGGCCAGTTGCGCGCTGGAGCTGGTCTCGTTATCAGTGAATGGGTCTTGTGTTGTCCAGATGGTCAGCGTGCTGATGCGCAACTGCGTGTTGATGTCGCGCTCGTAAATGACCGACAGAGCGCCGATCAAGTTGGTCGCATAAGCGGAGGCTGTCGTTGTGTTGCTGCCGAACACGTAGCGATAGAGGCTGTAATTGACATCGAGCATGACATCTGCTTCGAGTCGGTCGGCGCTCATCGCGCCCAGTGGCCCGTCCCATCCTTGACGAAACCGCTCAATGAAGGCGCGGTTCTCCGGCAGCAAATCAGCGCCGCAAAAATTGTCCAACGGATAGCGCGGCAGCGCCTGGGCTGGCACGACAACGTGCTCGCCCCGTCGTTGCGTTGGCATGATGTAGATCATCTCGCCTGCCGATTCAATCACTGCGAGAAACGAGTCTGCTTGCACCGATAAGAACATGACGCCGTCGCCGCCATCTACAGGACGACCGCGGTAGTATCTGATCTCAGGCGGCAGCAGTGGCAGTGGCCCATCATCGCTCATAGCCATCAGCCGCGCTTCAGGCGTAAACACGTCGAACGGCTCTAGACGAAAATCTCCATAAACACCACGGCCCATCGGCACATGTTTGAGCACCACAGGGTGGTCATCCCTGCTCGCCAGCTCGCCTCGCAGTTGAACAGCTCGCGCGCCGCTGATGCCGGTGTCTGCGCTCACATCCTCGCCGTACTCAAGCGACCAGCTCAGGCGAGCTGAGACAGCTTGGTTGACCGATTCCCCAGCCAAGATGGCCATCGCCGGTATGCCATACAGCAATCCGAGACTGCCCAGAACAAAACTAATCATCGTTCGCTTCATCGCTGGATGCTTCATCAGGATTCTCCTTCAAGGCGTCAACAGGCATAGCTAGCACGCGCAGCCTATAGGCCTTAGTAGTCATTCGTATAATCCCTTTTCCGTACCCCCAGGAACGATTTTTTGAGCAAACGGCATGCCACATACGCATTTGGAGTGCGCCGAACACGAAGGGACTCGCAACTGGCTTGTGAAATTTAATTTAGAGCATTGTGACTGAACTGCCCGTGAGATTCCTCCCAAGCCACGTTTTTCATCTTTGGAACCTGCGATGAGTCACATGTTGCAGCAACGAACAATTGGTTTATAATCCGCGCTCCGAATATGCCAACGTCAACCCTCACTCATCGTCCCTTTGGTGATCTTCAGCAATTTGTCGCTTTTCTCGAGCAGGTTGGCGAGCTACGCCGCATCTCGGTTGAAGTTGATCCGGTGTTGGAAGCCCCGGAAATCGCTATGCGCGTGGTGCGGCAGGAAGGTCCAGCCTTGTTGTTTGAACGACCGACCGGCGCTGCCTATCCGCTGGTGATGAATCTATTCGGCTCGATGAA
This portion of the Blastocatellia bacterium genome encodes:
- a CDS encoding zinc-dependent metalloprotease, encoding MKHPAMKRTMISFVLGSLGLLYGIPAMAILAGESVNQAVSARLSWSLEYGEDVSADTGISGARAVQLRGELASRDDHPVVLKHVPMGRGVYGDFRLEPFDVFTPEARLMAMSDDGPLPLLPPEIRYYRGRPVDGGDGVMFLSVQADSFLAVIESAGEMIYIMPTQRRGEHVVVPAQALPRYPLDNFCGADLLPENRAFIERFRQGWDGPLGAMSADRLEADVMLDVNYSLYRYVFGSNTTTASAYATNLIGALSVIYERDINTQLRISTLTIWTTQDPFTDNETSSSAQLASYRTYVINNRGNVSRDVAHLLANANVTNYGGIAYLNALCSTSNGYGVSNIYGNLTFPVSGYAWDTFVTSHEVGHNFGSPHTHCYNPPIDMCYGQEAGCYSGPSVATLGTIMSYCHLTSGGISMVFHQRTIDLIRPIAEAAACLSVVSSTPSINVSAPNGGENWPINSTQTITWSSVSVTGNVKIELSRNGGSTYETLFADTANDGSQSWTVTGAATTQARIRITSLANPAINDVSNANFSISEPPPPIGITLIAPNGGENWPVGSVQVIRWTSNGVSGNVRIRLSRDGGATYTTLTSNTANDGSFEWTVTGPATTQARIEVQSRNDSTIRDVSDANFTISDAPPPPPPPSITVLVPNGGETWRVGTVQTIQWSSTNVTGTVSISLSTNGGRNYTPLFSGLANTGSIQWSVNSAASTKCRIRVASDDGSASDTSDANFKITQ